Part of the Solirubrobacterales bacterium genome is shown below.
AAGACGACCTCGCGCGGCACCTTGTAGCGGGCGAGCTTCGCCTTCACGTGGGCCTTGATGTCCGCCTCGCCGAGCTTCGCATCCGGCGCCGTGACGACGAACGCCTTCAGGCGCTGGCCGAACTGCGCGTCCTCGACGCCGATGACCGCGACGTCGTCGACCGCGGCGTGATCGGCCAGCAGGTCCTCGACCTCGCGGGGGAACACGTTCTCGCCGCCCGAGACGATCATCTCGTCGTCGCGACCGTCGATGAAGAGGCGCCCGCCGGCGTCGAAGTGCCCGACGTCGCCCGACGACAGCAGCCCGCCCATGTTCTCCTTGCTGCCCCCACCGGTGTAGCCCTCGAAGGCCATCTCGTTGCCGACGAAGACACGGCCGGTCTTTCCGGGTGCGACGTCGTTGCCGTCAACGTCCACGATCCGGACCGCCGTTCCGCGCGGCGGGCGGCCGGCGGTGCCCGGCGCAGCGCGCAGATCCTCCGGCGTCGCAATTGTCGCCCAGGCCACCTCGGTGGACCCGTATAGGTTGTAGAGGTTGTCGCCGAAGGTGTCCATCCACTTGGTCGCGAGCTCACCCGGGAGCGCGGAGCCGCTCGCGGCCACCACCCGCAGGCTGGACAGGTCGTATCTGTCGAGCGTCTCGGGCGCCAGCTCCAAGATCCTCTGGATCATCACCGGAACGACCACTAGGGCGGTGGCGCCCCTGTCCTGAGTGGCGCGCAAGGTCTCCTCGGGGTCGAAGCGGCGACGCAGCACGTAGGTGGAGTTGAGCGCCAAGCCAAGTGTGAAGTGCGCGAACCCCCAGGAGTGAAACAGCGGGGCCGCGATCATCGTCAGCTCACCCGCCCGAAGCGGGATCTTGGAGAACATCGCCGCCAGCGGCCCCAGCGTGTCGGGCTGGCCGCGCTGCGCCCCCTTCGGCGTCCCAGTGGTCCCGGAGGTCAGGATCACGAAACGGCTGGACTCGTCCGGCGGATCGAGGTCGCGGTCGTCGCTCGCCTCGATCAGGTCCTCGAGCCGGGTGTCCGTCACGTCGTCGTCACCGTCGGCCCAAGAGACGTAGCGGCGCAGGCCGATCTCGCTGCCGGCCTCCGCGGCCTGCTCGAGCAGGCCGCCGAACTCGGCGTCGTAGATCAGCGCCACCGGCGCCTCCCGCTCCACCACGCCCGCGAGCTGCGGGGAGGCGAAGGCGGTGTTCATGTACAGGCCGTTCGCTCCGAGCTTCGATACGGCGAGCGTCGCCTCCACGAAGCCGCGATGGTTCCGGCACATGATCGCGATCCCGTCGCCTTCGTGCACGCCCTCCGCGGCCAGCCCCCGGGCCAGCGCGTTGGACCGGCGGTGGATTTCCGCGAAGGTCAGGGTGCCGGCCTCGTCCTCGACCATGGCTTGGTCGGGATGATTGATCGCCGCGCCCGTGATCCCGGCGGCGGGCGAGGCACCCCAGCGGGCCAGGACGCGGAACGTCAGGGCCAGCTTGTCGGGTCGCACCGGGCGGATCACGCCGGCCTCGGCGAGGGTCCTGACATTGAACGGGACGTCGCTCAGAGGGCCGAGGCGGCCGAGCTTGACCCTACGGCCGAGCTGGCTCATCGGGCGCGTCACCAGGTCCGGGGAGAGCTTGCCGGCCAGCGAGCGAACCATCAGGTTCGTAGCCTAGTGGGAGAGGTCGGTGCGCCGGTCGGCGAGCCACCGCGGACATCAGTCGAGCTCCAGGAGCGCGACCGCGTAGCAGGCGATGCCCTCGCCACGCCCGATCGAGCCCATGCCCTCGTTGGTCGTTGCCTTGACCGACACCGTCGCCGAGAGCACCGCGGCGAGGTTGCGCTCCATTTCCGCGCGGTGGGGGCCGATCCGTGGTGCCTCGCAGATCACGGTGGCGTCGACGTTCACCACCCGCCCGTGCAGGTTGCCGATCGCAACCGTGAGCAGGTCGAGGGAGTGCGCATCCCGCCAGCGCTCTTCGCTCGCCGGGAACAGCGTGCCGAGGTCCCCCAGTCCGGCCGCCCCGAGCACGGCGTCGATCACGGCGTGCGTGAGGACGTCGGCGTCGGAATGGCCCTCCAGGCCGGCCTCGTGTGGAACCTCGACTCCGCCGAGCACGAGCCGCCGTCCCGCGGCGAAGCGGTGGGAGTCGTAGCCGATCCCCACCCGGGCGCTCATGGTGCTGTGCTCCGACCGGATCTCATCCGAGTGGCTCCAGCCGCCGCTCGCGCCGCTCGAAGACCGCGATCTGGTCGATCCCCCAGTCGCGCATCGCGGCAACCGCCTGCTCGTAGGCATGGCCCACCTCGCCGGCGGCGTGAGCGTCCGAGGAGAGGCTGAACGCAGCCCCGGCCTCGACGCACATCTTCGCCAGGGCCGGCGCCGGATAGAGCTCCTCGACAGGCTTTCGCAGACCGGCGGTCGACACCTCGACGGCAACCTCGGACTCGGCGATCGCCTCCACCAACGGCTCGTAGTAGAAGCGCGGATCGCGCTCCGGATGCGGCCTGGCGCGCCCCCACATCTTCACCAGGTCGGGGTGCGCGAGGACGTCGAACAGGCCGGAGGTCGCCGCCTCGGCCAGGGTCTCGAAATAGCGACGCCAGATGGCATCGGGGTCGCCGTCCGTCCCCCAGATGTCGTAGCGGTCGTCGTCCACCGCCCGGTCTCCCACGAAGTGGACCGAGCCGACGATGTAGTCGAAGTCGCGGGCGTCCACGAGGTTGGCGATTCGGTCCTCGGCACCCGGTACGAAGTCGACCTCGAGGCCGAGGCGAAGCCGGGTTGTGCGGACGAACTCGCAATACGCGTCGAGGTCGTCTCGCGCCTGCCGCTCCCAGTACGGATGGCGCCAGATCTCCAGCGCCTCGGCGAACCGATAGACGTGCTCGGAGCAGCCGAGCTCCCCGATCCCCGCCTCGTCGGCAGCCGCCAGATAGCGCTCTACGTTCTCGGGCGTGAACGCGCCGCGCTCCGGCGGTGTGTCGTCCTCGTCCGCCCTCAGGTGGAGGTGGTAGTCGGTGAGCACGGCCGCTGTACGCTAGCTGGCGCATGGTCCACTTGGGGATCGTGGTCTCGAGATGAGGCGAACGGCGAGTGACCTGGCGATCCTGCTGGGGACGTTTGCCGCCGCCAGCGCCTTGGCGGGCGCCTTCGGAGCGGCGAACCTCGGGACCGCGCTGACCTTCGCTCAGATCGGGTTTGCGGCGGCGCTCACCTGGGTGCTTCTGAGGCGCTGAGAGCTAGTGACGGCGCGCCGGCCGACGCACGCCCTCCGAGGCGGGCTCTCGCCCGCAGCGAAGGCACATGCAGCGATGGCCGACGAGCGCCCACCGGTGGCCGTCGACGACGCAACCGAGCTTGTTTCGAAGCCGCTTCATCTCAGTTCAAGTATCCGTCCACCGGCGGCGGAACCCAGCAGTCGAGCGACGCAGTCGGCATACCCCGATAACCCTCCGGGAAACCGCTAGTTGCGGTCACTACTACGCCCTGGGGACGCCCATTCCTTCAGGGCCGAGCGTCGGCCGTACGTCAGCTAAAACCCTCGCTCGGAGAGCAACAGCTCGGCGATTCGCAGATCCAGCTCCGTGGTCACCTTGAGGTTCTCGGCGGAGACCGGGTGGATCAGGACCTTGCCGCCGGACACCTCGACCAGCATCGCGTCGTCGGTGGCGGCTGCCATCCGCAGCGGGTCGGTGTCGAACGCCTTGCGGAGCGCGGCCGTGCGAAAGACCTGAGGCGTCTGAGCCGCCCAGAGGTGATCACGGCTGACCGTCTCAGCCACCGTCGGGCCGCCGCGCGGGACCGGTCCCTCGACCGGGCGCGACTCGCGGGCACGCTTCACGGTGTCGGTCAGCGGGGCCGCGGCGATCACCCCCTCGGCATCGGGTCGCGAAACAAGCCTGTCGGCCAGCTCGTCGATCAGCTCCGGCGTGACGAGCGGGCGGGCGGCGTCGTGGACGGCGACGATCTCCGTCGTCACCTGCTCCAGCCCTGCAGCCACCGACTCCGAGCGGCTGCTGCCACCGGCGACGGTCACCGCAGGGCTCAGATCGGCTTCGATTCCGGGCGGCAGAGCGACAATGACGGGGCCGATGCTTTCGGCCCGCGCGAACGCGCCGAGCGACCACTCGAGCAGGGGCCTGCCGGCAAGCTCAACGAATGCCTTCGGGCCGCCGGCTCCGAGCCGCTCACCGGAGCCGGCGGCCGCGAGGACCGCTGAGACTGGGGGACGGTCAGGCAGGCGCCTGGGCCCCGAACCGCTCCTCCAGCAACTCGTCCAGGTAAGCCTCGGCCCCCTCCTCGTCCTTCCCGAGCGCGTACATGAACTCCGACGCGAGGATCTTCTTCGCCCGCGTGTACATCTGCTTCTCGCCAGTG
Proteins encoded:
- a CDS encoding AMP-binding protein, whose protein sequence is MVRSLAGKLSPDLVTRPMSQLGRRVKLGRLGPLSDVPFNVRTLAEAGVIRPVRPDKLALTFRVLARWGASPAAGITGAAINHPDQAMVEDEAGTLTFAEIHRRSNALARGLAAEGVHEGDGIAIMCRNHRGFVEATLAVSKLGANGLYMNTAFASPQLAGVVEREAPVALIYDAEFGGLLEQAAEAGSEIGLRRYVSWADGDDDVTDTRLEDLIEASDDRDLDPPDESSRFVILTSGTTGTPKGAQRGQPDTLGPLAAMFSKIPLRAGELTMIAAPLFHSWGFAHFTLGLALNSTYVLRRRFDPEETLRATQDRGATALVVVPVMIQRILELAPETLDRYDLSSLRVVAASGSALPGELATKWMDTFGDNLYNLYGSTEVAWATIATPEDLRAAPGTAGRPPRGTAVRIVDVDGNDVAPGKTGRVFVGNEMAFEGYTGGGSKENMGGLLSSGDVGHFDAGGRLFIDGRDDEMIVSGGENVFPREVEDLLADHAAVDDVAVIGVEDAQFGQRLKAFVVTAPDAKLGEADIKAHVKAKLARYKVPREVV
- the ispF gene encoding 2-C-methyl-D-erythritol 2,4-cyclodiphosphate synthase; protein product: MSARVGIGYDSHRFAAGRRLVLGGVEVPHEAGLEGHSDADVLTHAVIDAVLGAAGLGDLGTLFPASEERWRDAHSLDLLTVAIGNLHGRVVNVDATVICEAPRIGPHRAEMERNLAAVLSATVSVKATTNEGMGSIGRGEGIACYAVALLELD
- a CDS encoding histidinol-phosphatase HisJ family protein, with the protein product MLTDYHLHLRADEDDTPPERGAFTPENVERYLAAADEAGIGELGCSEHVYRFAEALEIWRHPYWERQARDDLDAYCEFVRTTRLRLGLEVDFVPGAEDRIANLVDARDFDYIVGSVHFVGDRAVDDDRYDIWGTDGDPDAIWRRYFETLAEAATSGLFDVLAHPDLVKMWGRARPHPERDPRFYYEPLVEAIAESEVAVEVSTAGLRKPVEELYPAPALAKMCVEAGAAFSLSSDAHAAGEVGHAYEQAVAAMRDWGIDQIAVFERRERRLEPLG
- the ispD gene encoding 2-C-methyl-D-erythritol 4-phosphate cytidylyltransferase, which codes for MPDRPPVSAVLAAAGSGERLGAGGPKAFVELAGRPLLEWSLGAFARAESIGPVIVALPPGIEADLSPAVTVAGGSSRSESVAAGLEQVTTEIVAVHDAARPLVTPELIDELADRLVSRPDAEGVIAAAPLTDTVKRARESRPVEGPVPRGGPTVAETVSRDHLWAAQTPQVFRTAALRKAFDTDPLRMAAATDDAMLVEVSGGKVLIHPVSAENLKVTTELDLRIAELLLSERGF